Proteins encoded by one window of Anopheles maculipalpis chromosome 2RL, idAnoMacuDA_375_x, whole genome shotgun sequence:
- the LOC126560105 gene encoding actin-histidine N-methyltransferase-like: MANLFTVHWAVSTVMTRQNKVPVNLAEFDGMDYTLALIPFWDMANHAYPDVKEQEDRCVAETCYNATHEQLECTLTREVSATAPVPIFIVYGKRTDAEFLVHNGFVCPRNPYTSAQRRFTLVPAISLYKNRLHLMELLGMPTTGVFAFGSATGSRLPDPISPELISLARVSSMTEKELEHYTALDAAERQQLCSYHSVLPVELCERTDRWLDKVMQITLLRYRTTIEEDEELLKANRQMHHIRRLLIEYRLEEKRTLRSWVTSSK, from the exons ATGGCAAATCTCTTCACGGTTCA CTGGGCCGTTTCGACGGTTATGACCCGACAGAACAAAGTGCCGGTAAATTTGGCAGAATTCGACGGTATGGACTATACTCTCGCACTGATTCCTTTCTGGGACATGGCAAATCACGCCTATCCCGATGTCAAGGAGCAAGAAGACCGATGCGTTGCAGAAACATGCTACAACGCAACCCACGAGCAGTTAGAGTGTACACTAACGCGCGAAGTATCCGCCACCGCTCCAGTTCCCATCTTTATCGTGTACGGCAAAAGGACGGATGCGGAATTTCTCGTTCACAATGG ATTTGTCTGCCCACGAAATCCTTACACGAGTGCACAACGCCGTTTTACCCTAGTGCCAGCAATTTCCCTGTACAAGAACCGTTTACACCTAATGGAATTGCTCGGCATGCCAACGACGGGTGTGTTTGCGTTCGGTTCAGCGACCGGTAGCCGTCTGCCGGATCCGATCTCACCGGAGCTTATATCGTTGGCACGTGTTTCGTCCATGACCGAAAAGGAGCTGGAACACTACACCGCACTGGATGCAGCGGAAAGGCAACAGTTGTGCTCGTATCATTCGGTTCTACCGGTCGAATTGTGCGAACGGACTGATCGATGGTTGGATAAGGTGATGCAGATCACGCTGCTACGCTACCGTACCACGATTGAGGAAGATGAAGAGCTGCTGAAAGCGAACCGTCAGATGCATCATATCCGCCGATTGCTGATCGAGTATCGGCTCGAGGAGAAGCGAACGCTACGCAGCTGGGTAACGTCAAGCAAGTAA
- the LOC126560106 gene encoding mucin-5AC-like, translating into MPDESTQSRNDALSLTTLLSEDPTAAALQPGHTDASLQPLSEHNPSPSLPAAPGTDGRRRRRLGRKRKRRPLQDDYWPSAIPEDNDTESNGFSPSTATAGQVSDRKRLPYAGAAASRWEETAQKLTPGRQALRANGNHWMHNPYTDAINVDQPPATVRRLPGGQSSAAATAGNLSPIDPNRSRRIAGGRPTEQSPTNGKAYRKPYSQARRTVEEPYASGDGGSSEAGKVPTSATDLKALLKQSDGLSLSEILQQRNISLQDLIKGKQMALAALTQSPLEATTMATMGDELSTTLSPTLSSVRFRVHDDSSTVRPEASGDITSVTTSATTTMLPANDLLTTSGFNGGPLPSALEDESNNAVGDDIVHGGVGSIFPTVEIKQLALNPILPVHKEEQRVRPIKGVASRIRPDLSNTHIRTEPGQAAQVRQGIATTTTGSPTIVPTNPSSLLLMTSTTREKWTPSAALVGQRQKFQTTGTKHVHSGRYGYGTTLPSGFSSTGAESDSSAPLTLTTTLVGTTTEPPSAKRLIGLKLSSAEATSILPEAEAMVELSPDRHLHQHLLRVPKLKPRIAIKPKLTNVVPPTLPAETSSSSTVPPTSLPPTKAGTEKDRFNLSDVELGDDSTGEGSIPTSSSSSSSSSGKQGRQQRLNDDLDESDEPGLNIIEKFTSFADSAVPATQEERDSEQAAVADLIGRISEHTQRSFTDSLEDLYRDVTESNPSLFNDLSPIASADDRRELLELMEDRRIGSRLAKVLSQRNMTLEQLLEHRRRGSSQLHLAEIANGKVKPIDDKIDIVTAFEHFPRFNIGNLRSIRPDDIKLDSQGFSYFTSIINIRPSDEAYKEARALQDRHRPRRPSASANHRGETHFLVKGGSKDRLLVPSRMSAGTEHAYGSNSENYDHQADDPNVVGDLLDLELSGHGFQHHRSASVTIESTSMPVGVRSAIVASSAIVGVSLVIFIAIFVACRLRQRRRQKLNYTENFNMAKGRLPILHGSDQETTARKSCSPSVSGRSSSLGEQVVFTTHRALAGTTGSGTSGNGATGTSTTATGRQRAAMMDPNSVEVQDYLWDRKPFQ; encoded by the exons ATGCCGGATGAAAGCACACAAAGCCGAAACGAT GCACTCTCGCTAACGACACTGCTGTCGGAAGATCCGACTGCTGCAGCATTGCAACCGGGCCACACCGATGCATCACTGCAGCCACTGTCAGAGCACAACCCGTCCCCGTCTTTGCCAGCTGCCCCCGGTACAGATGGAAGACGGCGGCGCCGGTTGGGCAGAAAGCGTAAGCGTCGACCGCTGCAGGATGACTACTGGCCATCGGCCATACCGGAGGATAATGACACCGAATCGAACGGTTTCTCCCCCTCAACCGCAACTGCGGGCCAAGTGTCCGATCGAAAGCGTCTACCGTACGCTGGTGCTGCGGCCTCTCGCTGGGAGGAAACGGCCCAAAAGCTCACCCCCGGTAGGCAGGCGCTTCGAGCGAATGGAAACCATTGGATGCACAATCCTTACACGGATGCGATAAACGTAGACCAACCGCCAGCAACGGTAAGAAGGCTTCCAGGTGGACAGTCCAGTGCGGCAGCAACGGCCGGAAATTTGTCACCTATTGATCCGAATAGGTCTCGACGAATTGCCGGCGGGCGCCCAACGGAACAGTCACCGACCAATGGCAAAGCGTACCGGAAGCCATACTCACAGGCACGCCGAACCGTCGAGGAACCGTACGCATCCGGCGACGGTGGTTCGAGTGAAGCGGGAAAGGTTCCGACATCGGCCACCGATCTAAAGGCGTTGCTAAAACAATCCGATGGGCTTAGCCTTAGTGAGATATTGCAGCAGCGTAACATTTCTCTGCAGGATCTTATCAAGGGCAAGCAGATGGCACTGGCCGCCCTCACGCAGAGCCCGCTCGAGGCAACCACCATGGCAACGATGGGAGACGAACTGTCCACGACCCTTTCGCCAACGCTTTCGAGCGTACGGTTTCGGGTGCACGATGACAGCAGTACCGTGCGTCCAGAGGCTTCCGGAGATATCACCAGCGTAACGACATCGGCCACGACCACAATGCTACCGGCTAACGACTTGCTAACGACGTCCGGCTTTAATGGCGGTCCTCTACCGAGCGCACTGGAGGATGAATCGAACAATGCGGTCGGTGACGATATTGTCCACGGTGGTGTGGGAAGCATTTTTCCGACGGTCGAAATCAAACAGCTCGCCCTCAACCCGATACTTCCCGTGCACAAGGAAGAGCAACGTGTCCGCCCGATAAAGGGTGTCGCCTCTCGGATACGGCCCGACCTAAGCAACACACACATCCGGACCGAACCGGGTCAGGCAGCACAGGTGCGGCAAGGTATCGCGACCACAACCACCGGCAGTCCAACGATTGTTCCAACGAACCCTTCTTCGCTACTGCTGATGACATCGACCACGAGGGAAAAGTGGACACCGTCTGCCGCACTGGTCGGACAGCGTCAAAAGTTTCAAACCACCGGCACAAAGCACGTCCACTCCGGAAGGTACGGTTACGGTACGACATTACCCTCCGGGTTTAGCTCAACCGGTGCGGAGAGTGATAGTTCTGCTCCGCTAACGCTGACGACAACGCTGGTTGGCACGACGACCGAACCACCGTCGGCTAAACGGCTCATAGGACTTAAACTTAGTTCAGCCGAAGCTACCTCCATCCTGCCGGAAGCGGAAGCAATGGTGGAGTTATCGCCCGACCGTCATCTACACCAGCATCTGCTTCGCGTTCCGAAACTTAAGCCCAGAATCGCCATCAAACCGAAGCTAACGAACGTTGTCCCACCGACGTTACCTGCAGAAACATCATCTTCCTCCACAGTGCCACCGACATCATTACCGCCGACCAAGGCTGGCACAGAAAAGGATCGCTTTAATCTGTCCGATGTTGAGCTGGGTGATGATAGTACCGGTGAGGGATCCATCCCCAcgtccagcagcagtagcagcagcagcagtggcaaGCAGGGTCGCCAGCAACGGTTGAACGATGATTTGGATGAAAGTGACGAGCCAGGTTTGAACATTATCGAAAAGTTTACCTCGTTTGCGGATTCGGCGGTACCAGCGACACAGGAAGAGCGCGACTCGGAACAGGCAGCGGTGGCCGATTTAATTGGACGAATAAGCGAACACACCCAGCGTTCGTTTACCGACAGCTTGGAGGATTTATATCGTGACGTTACCGAAAGCAATCCATCATTGTTCAATGATCTCTCCCCAATTGCTAGCGCTGACGATCGACGAGAACTCCTCGAACTGATGGAGGATCGCCGGATTGGATCGCGCCTGGCTAAGGTGCTGTCCCAGCGTAACATGACACTAGAGCAGCTGCTAGAGCATCGACGTCGCGGTTCCAGCCAGCTACATCTAGCGGAAATTGCTAACGGTAAAGTAAAACCGATCGATGACAAGATCGATATTGTGACAGCGTTCGAGCACTTTCCACGCTTCAACATTGGCAACCTACGCAGTATCCGGCCCGACGACATAAAGCTCGACTCGCAAGGTTTCAGCTACTTCACCTCCATCATCAACATCCGGCCGTCGGATGAGGCGTACAAGGAGGCACGTGCCCTGCAGGACCGGCATCGCCCAAGGCGCCCATCAGCGTCCGCAAATCATCGTGGTGAGACGCATTTTTTAGTGAAGGGCGGATCGAAGGATAGGCTGCTCGTGCCTTCGAGAATGTCCGCCGGTACCGAACATGCGTACGGCAGCAACAGCGAAAACTATGACCACCAGGCCGACGACCCGAACGTGGTGGGTGATCTCCTCGATCTGGAACTCTCCGGTCACGGGTTTCAACATCACCGCAGCGCATCGGTAACGATCGAAAGTACCTCGATGCCGGTCGGTGTACGATCGGCCATCGTTGCCAGTTCCGCGATCGTTGGTGTTTCGCTCGTGATCTTTATAGCCATATTTGTGGCCTGCCGGTTACGGCAACGACGTCGCCAAAAGCTTAACTACACCGAAAACTTCAACATGGCCAAGGGTCGGTTGCCCATTCTTCATGGAAGTGATCAGGAAACGACGGCCCGCAAGAGCTGTTCACCATCGGTATCTGGACGCTCGAGCAGTTTGGGTGAACAGGTTGTGTTTACCACACATCGAGCATTGGCCGGAACAACGGGAAGTGGAACGTCGGGAAATGGTGCAACGGGAACGTCAACGACCGCGACAGGAAGACAGCGAGCCGCCATGATGGATCCGAATTCAGTCGAGGTGCAGGATTATCTTTGGGATCGAAAACCGTTCCAGTAA